The following coding sequences are from one Veillonella rodentium window:
- a CDS encoding S-layer homology domain-containing protein produces MKRKQMALSLAIVLALGTGTVFGAEKEMSGAFLNASTDATYDNKVSVTKVDGPGNVAAGQQNIVTSQYGSSGAFGNQNYVNGKDSDAFGEGNDVYGTLTSVDETGDNPAVTKNGDGQAMAFGDNNAVYGAQVSGYGSNNIVGEFKQHPKHGKYDVEDKLPVKPADYSSAFGTGNTVTADHGLAVGFNNQVSSSYSTALGQLSVASGESSMALGRGAQATGANTNAIGKSARATGENASAIGHGSVSSGRNSNAFGSSANASAEGSTAVGNSARAGGISSTAAGFNANAAGNYSVAYGNSAQATGARSVAVGYSTKAQESAVAIGNNADAGAVNAVAVGTVSKISAQGAIGIGTGNTVSGKDSGAFGVRNTIAQANTYVLGSNVTTTQGNSVVLGNASTDRAATTETSATVNGITYSGFAGQGSTTNGVVSAGAAGKERQLINVAAGKVSSDSTDAVNGSQLYAVADTVGNIAGSVKNILGGNATVGSDGTITMSNIGETGASTVHDAIKSAYDKEASVKAGSSNITVTNSNRNATGGTEYVVDVSKNLSVDSVTTGGTVINNGGVTVGGNTYVSENGLNANSKKITNVADGEVSATSKDAVNGSQLYQATNGISNGVNRLNSKIGKVGAGAAALAAIHPLDFDPDDKWNFAAGYGNYAGENAMALGAFYRPNEDTMFSVAGSMGNGENMVNAGVTVKLGQKNGVSTSRVALAKEVQDLKAIVKAQNAEIQQMKGSMGMAPQYDMKDVNFPDVPANHWAYEYVKALADRGLVEGYPDGEFKGDRALTRYEYAAIIYRALQLGAPIDGRMGRAINEFNPELARLRDLDRTRVDRISGKDNDRHKVERLRVNNKDNKQNNDYRDVYGSHIERNTK; encoded by the coding sequence ATGAAAAGAAAACAGATGGCGTTATCATTGGCAATTGTACTGGCATTAGGAACGGGAACTGTATTTGGTGCGGAAAAGGAGATGTCCGGTGCATTTCTTAATGCATCTACGGATGCAACATATGACAATAAGGTGTCGGTGACAAAGGTGGACGGTCCCGGCAATGTGGCCGCAGGGCAGCAGAATATTGTCACGAGTCAATACGGCAGTTCCGGTGCTTTCGGCAATCAGAACTATGTGAACGGCAAGGATTCCGATGCATTCGGGGAAGGTAATGATGTATACGGGACGTTGACATCTGTTGATGAAACGGGTGATAATCCTGCCGTTACGAAGAACGGCGATGGACAGGCCATGGCGTTCGGCGACAATAACGCCGTGTACGGCGCGCAGGTAAGCGGATACGGCAGCAACAATATAGTAGGTGAATTTAAGCAGCATCCTAAACACGGAAAGTATGATGTGGAGGATAAACTGCCCGTAAAACCGGCGGACTATTCCAGTGCTTTCGGTACGGGTAATACCGTTACTGCCGATCACGGTTTGGCGGTAGGATTCAATAATCAGGTGTCCAGTTCCTATTCAACCGCCCTGGGGCAGTTATCCGTCGCATCGGGAGAGTCTTCGATGGCTTTAGGCCGAGGTGCGCAGGCGACAGGGGCTAATACAAACGCGATAGGTAAAAGTGCGAGGGCGACGGGTGAGAATGCCAGCGCCATAGGGCATGGCTCGGTTTCTTCGGGCCGTAATTCAAATGCTTTCGGTTCATCCGCCAATGCATCCGCTGAAGGGAGTACTGCAGTCGGCAACAGTGCAAGAGCGGGCGGTATTTCCAGTACCGCTGCGGGCTTTAATGCGAATGCGGCCGGTAATTATTCCGTAGCATACGGTAACAGCGCACAGGCAACCGGGGCCCGTTCCGTAGCGGTCGGTTACAGTACAAAAGCGCAGGAGAGTGCCGTCGCTATCGGCAATAACGCCGATGCAGGTGCGGTAAATGCCGTGGCTGTAGGTACAGTCAGCAAAATTTCCGCACAGGGGGCGATCGGAATCGGTACTGGTAATACTGTTTCCGGTAAGGATTCGGGCGCTTTCGGTGTAAGAAATACCATAGCGCAGGCTAATACATATGTATTGGGCAGCAATGTGACGACTACCCAGGGAAACAGTGTAGTGCTGGGCAATGCTTCCACTGACCGGGCGGCGACGACGGAAACATCGGCTACAGTAAACGGCATCACCTATTCCGGATTTGCCGGACAAGGATCGACTACGAATGGTGTTGTCAGCGCAGGTGCGGCAGGTAAAGAACGCCAGTTGATTAATGTGGCGGCCGGAAAGGTGTCTTCGGACAGTACAGATGCTGTAAACGGCAGTCAATTATATGCAGTGGCTGATACAGTGGGAAACATAGCGGGCTCCGTAAAGAATATTTTAGGCGGTAACGCCACAGTCGGCAGCGATGGGACGATTACTATGTCCAATATCGGCGAAACAGGGGCCTCCACCGTGCATGATGCTATAAAATCTGCTTATGATAAAGAAGCTTCTGTAAAGGCGGGCAGTTCCAACATTACGGTAACGAATTCGAATCGCAATGCTACAGGCGGCACGGAATATGTCGTGGATGTTTCCAAAAATCTGTCGGTGGACAGTGTGACGACCGGAGGTACCGTTATCAATAACGGGGGTGTTACCGTAGGCGGCAATACATATGTTTCTGAAAATGGCTTGAATGCTAATTCTAAAAAAATTACTAATGTAGCTGATGGTGAAGTTTCTGCAACATCTAAGGATGCCGTTAACGGTAGCCAATTGTATCAAGCAACTAACGGTATTAGTAATGGTGTGAATCGATTAAATAGCAAAATTGGTAAAGTTGGTGCCGGTGCAGCTGCATTAGCGGCAATTCATCCGTTGGATTTTGATCCTGATGACAAATGGAACTTTGCAGCCGGTTACGGTAATTATGCCGGTGAAAATGCTATGGCATTAGGTGCTTTCTACAGACCAAATGAAGATACTATGTTCAGTGTAGCCGGATCCATGGGCAACGGTGAAAACATGGTTAATGCCGGTGTTACAGTGAAATTAGGTCAGAAAAACGGCGTATCCACATCTCGAGTAGCATTGGCTAAAGAGGTTCAGGACTTAAAAGCTATTGTAAAAGCTCAAAATGCTGAAATTCAGCAAATGAAGGGTTCCATGGGTATGGCACCTCAGTATGACATGAAAGATGTGAATTTCCCTGATGTACCGGCTAATCATTGGGCTTATGAATATGTAAAAGCTTTGGCAGACAGAGGTCTTGTTGAAGGTTATCCTGATGGCGAATTTAAAGGTGATCGTGCGTTGACTCGTTACGAATATGCTGCTATTATTTATCGTGCTTTACAATTGGGTGCACCTATTGATGGCAGAATGGGACGTGCTATTAATGAATTTAATCCTGAATTGGCTCGTCTTCGTGATTTGGATCGTACTCGTGTGGATCGAATTTCCGGTAAAGACAATGATCGTCATAAGGTAGAACGACTTCGTGTCAATAATAAGGATAATAAGCAAAATAATGATT